In Halobacteriovorax sp. HLS, one DNA window encodes the following:
- a CDS encoding molecular chaperone has product MKNSIIIILCSLFSLSIHAFKLSPMSYSIIGGGKNNIANFTVSNDGETPIAVQLEVKVRDMLSDGSEKLPETEDFLVFPDQLVLGPKSRRVVKVRWLKGEVEDFERSFRLIAEQLPIDLNKKKGAKTDIKILLRYVAALYVTPSKAQSNISVVKSSATKDLKKVLIDVRNDGNLHLVLSSPKITFTQEGKDFLVENYEGILGENILTRSNRKFLVTPPSLVNIQKPFKVRIKNND; this is encoded by the coding sequence ATGAAAAATTCAATAATTATAATCTTATGTTCTCTTTTCTCTCTATCCATACATGCCTTTAAACTCTCTCCAATGAGTTATTCCATAATAGGTGGTGGTAAGAATAATATAGCTAACTTTACTGTTTCAAATGATGGAGAAACACCTATTGCTGTTCAGCTCGAAGTTAAAGTTAGAGATATGTTGAGCGATGGTAGTGAAAAACTTCCTGAGACTGAGGACTTTCTTGTTTTTCCGGATCAATTAGTTTTGGGCCCAAAGTCTAGAAGGGTTGTTAAAGTTAGATGGTTGAAAGGTGAAGTTGAAGATTTTGAAAGATCATTTCGATTAATTGCAGAGCAACTTCCTATTGATCTAAATAAGAAAAAAGGTGCTAAGACTGATATCAAGATCTTACTGCGTTATGTTGCTGCCTTGTATGTCACCCCAAGTAAGGCGCAAAGTAATATCTCTGTTGTTAAGTCTAGTGCGACAAAAGACTTGAAGAAGGTTCTTATTGACGTACGTAATGATGGTAATTTGCACTTAGTGCTCAGCAGTCCTAAGATAACTTTTACTCAAGAAGGAAAAGACTTTTTGGTTGAAAATTATGAAGGTATTCTTGGAGAAAATATCTTAACTCGCTCTAACCGTAAATTCTTAGTTACTCCTCCATCTCTTGTAAATATTCAAAAACCATTTAAGGTAAGAATTAAAAATAATGATTAA
- a CDS encoding fimbrial biogenesis outer membrane usher protein — MIKLVFTLFLLLVNFSSYAQGSDEIFSKVFKTKERWVPVNIIFDSQDLGEIPVKFENNKAKSFLKTKSVLSALLKDSSLLTDDEVTNTELAKSGVELILNEEKFFLEAKIDIKYRKEIVTNLSSDYKPEWVKNESTPEDISFFSNFFFYAPYAHNKTTTDSELDLAPNLKLYDFVVESSHTYKEDFVARKFTRLVYDRPQDSTRLVLGDNSGPSKEFVAPIQFLGLSYGKNFSLRPYDVTVPRGYAEFELTEPSTVKVYVNGSLIQILRLREGKHNLEDLPLIQGLNEVKLVIETELGRIDEIIIPASFSQDLLKKGLSDFYYSIGKKSTLTQRDLDYSDDEEVYTVFHRYGFSNTFTLGGLLQGDDESQILGSDQVFSSEIGQFKFQQYASNSSSEYGGNLKGEYYYLNRSVKGEAATGHLVGLEWRSPKFKVVGDESALNYARTKLSYSFNSTISLLNFRIGTEYEWNKLNPDSLNANLGLSRTFKRRLNVNLTSSLKETFGHTSSFDISLFFNWYLAEEGHSIYGNYNSTGNNSQLSWQKLQTSSHDEFSYQVTARNDESGSSAEIDANYNHHRVETSLRHTQSKSNGTNWNQYDGRLKLGTAIAFAGNKFSVGRPITDGFAIISRDEITENQDIKINKSGLDYEYESDFFNSIMVSKLQAYRYRHLRIDSTALDDGLSLENEEYSLFPSYKSGIHINLKGKGSVSVVANLVLPNGKRAALKTFDIYDDRNKLVQRSFTNRKGRLVAEGLNSGVYSVRLNDGNRVYQGTIRINNKKFGLLNLEDIKLVRAAK; from the coding sequence ATGATTAAGCTGGTCTTCACTCTATTTCTTTTATTAGTCAACTTTAGTAGTTACGCACAAGGTAGTGACGAAATATTTAGCAAGGTTTTTAAAACTAAAGAGCGCTGGGTCCCTGTAAATATTATTTTTGATTCGCAAGACCTTGGTGAAATACCAGTAAAGTTTGAAAATAACAAGGCCAAATCTTTTCTAAAAACGAAGAGTGTACTTTCGGCCCTTTTGAAGGATTCTTCGCTTTTAACTGATGATGAAGTAACCAATACTGAGTTAGCAAAGTCTGGCGTTGAACTTATTTTAAATGAAGAGAAGTTCTTTCTTGAAGCGAAAATTGATATAAAGTATAGAAAGGAGATTGTAACGAATTTAAGTTCAGACTATAAACCTGAATGGGTTAAGAATGAATCGACTCCTGAAGATATATCATTTTTTTCGAATTTCTTTTTTTATGCGCCTTATGCTCACAATAAGACGACAACAGATTCAGAGCTTGATCTCGCTCCGAATTTAAAGCTCTACGACTTTGTTGTAGAAAGCTCACACACTTACAAAGAAGACTTCGTTGCTCGTAAATTTACTCGTCTTGTTTATGATCGACCTCAAGATTCGACAAGGCTAGTTTTAGGAGATAACTCTGGCCCATCGAAGGAATTCGTAGCACCAATCCAATTTCTAGGATTGAGTTACGGTAAGAACTTCTCACTGCGTCCTTATGATGTAACAGTCCCTAGAGGATATGCTGAGTTTGAGTTAACAGAGCCATCAACAGTGAAGGTGTATGTTAATGGTTCATTGATACAGATTTTAAGACTAAGGGAAGGAAAGCATAATTTGGAGGACCTTCCTCTGATTCAAGGGCTTAACGAAGTTAAATTAGTTATAGAGACTGAACTTGGAAGAATTGATGAGATTATTATTCCGGCCTCTTTTAGCCAAGATCTGCTTAAAAAAGGTCTATCTGATTTTTATTACTCAATTGGAAAAAAGAGTACGCTTACTCAAAGAGATTTGGATTATTCAGACGATGAAGAGGTCTATACTGTCTTTCATCGTTATGGTTTTTCTAATACCTTTACTCTTGGTGGACTTCTTCAAGGAGATGATGAGTCTCAAATTCTTGGATCCGACCAGGTTTTCTCATCAGAGATAGGGCAGTTTAAATTTCAACAATATGCAAGTAATTCATCAAGTGAATACGGTGGTAACCTAAAAGGTGAGTACTACTACCTTAATAGATCCGTTAAGGGGGAAGCTGCAACAGGACACTTGGTTGGTTTAGAATGGAGAAGTCCTAAATTTAAGGTTGTAGGGGATGAAAGTGCTCTTAATTATGCACGTACTAAGTTGAGCTATTCTTTTAACTCTACGATTAGTTTGTTGAACTTTAGAATTGGAACTGAGTATGAGTGGAATAAGCTAAATCCTGATTCTTTAAATGCCAACTTAGGCCTTAGTCGTACCTTTAAAAGAAGACTAAATGTTAACTTAACATCTAGTCTCAAGGAGACATTTGGTCATACTTCAAGCTTTGATATTTCATTATTCTTTAATTGGTACCTTGCTGAAGAGGGACACAGCATTTACGGTAATTATAACTCCACTGGAAATAACTCTCAGCTCTCTTGGCAAAAGCTGCAAACTTCGTCTCACGATGAATTCTCGTATCAGGTTACAGCTAGAAATGATGAATCGGGTAGCTCTGCTGAGATTGATGCTAACTATAACCATCATCGAGTTGAAACTTCTCTGCGCCATACTCAGTCAAAATCTAATGGAACAAATTGGAATCAGTATGACGGTAGATTAAAACTTGGAACTGCAATTGCTTTTGCTGGAAATAAGTTCTCAGTAGGTCGTCCAATTACTGATGGGTTTGCAATAATTAGTCGAGATGAAATTACGGAGAATCAAGATATTAAAATTAATAAATCTGGTCTTGATTATGAATATGAAAGTGATTTTTTCAATAGTATTATGGTCTCTAAGCTACAGGCCTATAGATATCGTCATTTAAGAATTGATTCGACGGCACTTGATGATGGACTTTCGTTAGAAAACGAAGAATATAGTTTATTTCCAAGCTATAAGTCTGGAATTCATATTAACTTGAAAGGCAAGGGCTCTGTGTCTGTTGTTGCAAATTTAGTATTACCAAATGGTAAGCGAGCGGCCTTGAAAACATTTGATATTTACGATGATAGGAATAAACTTGTGCAAAGAAGCTTTACTAATCGTAAGGGAAGACTCGTTGCTGAAGGTCTAAATAGTGGTGTTTACTCTGTAAGGCTTAATGATGGTAATAGAGTTTATCAAGGTACTATTAGGATCAATAATAAGAAATTTGGATTACTGAATTTAGAAGATATTAAGCTAGTAAGGGCCGCTAAATGA
- a CDS encoding spore coat protein U domain-containing protein, which produces MKFLILLLTLFSTHAMAVNCPMYAFVNSVNFVQMQADQSVAVDIDLYRFTSHNDCKKYSLGITTGSASSYSRKLYNAQHSVSYNFHENESTSKVIKDLDDGNNSEHVSINFKNSYYQRVTVYARMPNPYSNGNLQTGLYSDNVTINIRPTKNGTTGGVSRSVSLYLNIQSDLNISLVEKGGAFNENSTFYSLSFIPMVGGQTKGMHLIVKSNSGYRITVSSENDGRLTHVNKPNGNTVDYTFSVNGVGRSLIGSLNNPDEIFYSPVASPNDGDVIDIDVTIDSVINKLSGTYRDHIYFNAISTH; this is translated from the coding sequence ATGAAATTTTTAATATTGCTGTTAACTCTTTTTTCTACTCACGCTATGGCGGTCAATTGCCCAATGTATGCATTTGTAAATTCTGTTAATTTTGTACAAATGCAGGCCGACCAAAGTGTCGCTGTTGATATTGACCTGTATCGTTTTACTTCTCATAATGATTGTAAAAAGTATTCTCTAGGTATTACAACAGGATCAGCTAGTTCTTATTCAAGAAAACTCTATAACGCTCAACATAGTGTTAGCTATAACTTTCATGAAAATGAGAGCACCTCTAAAGTGATTAAGGACTTAGATGATGGGAATAATAGTGAGCATGTATCTATTAATTTTAAGAATAGTTACTATCAAAGAGTTACTGTGTACGCGAGAATGCCTAACCCTTATAGCAATGGGAACCTACAGACGGGACTCTATTCGGATAATGTCACAATAAATATTCGACCTACTAAGAATGGCACAACTGGAGGAGTAAGCCGATCAGTTAGCCTATATCTAAATATCCAGTCAGACTTAAATATCTCTCTAGTAGAAAAGGGTGGTGCTTTTAATGAGAATAGCACTTTCTATTCTCTTTCTTTCATACCTATGGTTGGTGGTCAGACTAAGGGAATGCATTTAATCGTTAAGTCTAATTCTGGCTATAGAATAACTGTCTCAAGTGAAAATGACGGAAGGCTTACACATGTTAATAAGCCTAATGGAAATACAGTTGATTATACCTTTAGTGTAAATGGAGTTGGTAGAAGCTTAATTGGTTCTTTGAATAATCCTGATGAAATATTTTATTCACCAGTGGCCTCCCCTAATGATGGAGATGTTATTGATATTGATGTGACTATAGATAGTGTTATTAATAAGTTGTCCGGAACCTATCGCGATCACATCTACTTTAATGCAATCAGTACTCATTAA
- a CDS encoding sulfite exporter TauE/SafE family protein: protein MSIAITTLLFVATSLSAIISAVSGMGGGIVLLSIMTFFLPLSTLIPIHGVVQLMSNISRTWLLRESVIKNIFLWFALGLPIGTFISIKIIQSIENKIILFSLIAALIFYSIFKPKKLPELRIPSYCFLFVGVSVGILGPLIGATGPTIAPFFMREDFSKEQIIATKSSVQVIGHLIKIPTFLYLGFNYLDHAFLIIALVVAAILGTHLGVKILTRVNDKTFRIVFKSALFLAGVRIVYKVLT from the coding sequence ATGAGCATCGCAATTACGACACTCCTATTTGTGGCGACCTCTTTAAGTGCAATTATTTCAGCGGTAAGTGGAATGGGAGGCGGAATAGTCCTTCTTTCTATAATGACTTTCTTCCTTCCACTATCAACACTTATACCTATACACGGTGTCGTTCAATTGATGAGCAATATTTCGAGAACATGGCTTCTTAGAGAAAGTGTTATTAAAAATATCTTTCTGTGGTTCGCTCTTGGTCTTCCAATAGGAACCTTTATTTCAATAAAAATAATACAGAGCATAGAGAATAAGATTATTTTATTCTCTCTTATAGCAGCGCTAATCTTCTACAGTATTTTTAAACCAAAGAAGTTACCTGAGTTGAGAATACCAAGTTATTGTTTCTTATTCGTTGGTGTTTCTGTTGGAATACTAGGTCCACTCATTGGTGCAACAGGGCCTACCATCGCACCTTTTTTCATGAGAGAGGACTTTTCTAAAGAGCAAATTATCGCAACAAAGTCTTCCGTTCAAGTCATTGGTCACTTAATTAAAATTCCAACTTTTCTCTACCTTGGTTTTAATTATCTAGACCATGCCTTTCTAATTATTGCTCTCGTTGTAGCTGCAATTTTAGGAACACATCTGGGAGTGAAAATTCTAACTAGAGTAAACGATAAAACATTTAGAATTGTTTTTAAAAGTGCGCTTTTCCTGGCCGGAGTTCGTATCGTTTACAAAGTTCTTACTTAA
- a CDS encoding class I SAM-dependent methyltransferase — protein sequence MSEIKNKLLKNYKHKKKWAKKNNFECYRLYDKEIPQYPYLIDIYGKEVILYDRRIDKIDSDKEELYLETICAICEVLNIDQDSIIIKKRIIQTKENKYTKLDKSKNKLVVAEGRAKSIINLHDYIDTGLFLDHRPMRMYLNTISKDKKLLNLFCYTSMVSVHAALGGASTTNVDLSNTYLEWSKENFQVNEINLENHHFINADVFKYLEQNKMNKFDIIFLDPPTFSNSKKMTDILDIQRDQNILVSSCMNILNENGVLYFSNNKRGFSLNEIISQTYNVKDISLKTIPEDFKDKKIHVCFEIRNK from the coding sequence ATGAGTGAAATTAAAAATAAATTACTTAAAAATTACAAACACAAAAAGAAGTGGGCCAAAAAGAACAACTTTGAGTGCTATAGGCTTTATGACAAGGAAATCCCTCAATACCCATATTTAATTGATATATATGGCAAAGAAGTTATTCTCTACGATAGAAGAATAGATAAAATAGACTCGGACAAAGAAGAACTTTACCTCGAAACAATTTGCGCTATTTGCGAAGTTCTTAATATTGACCAAGACAGTATAATTATAAAAAAGAGAATCATTCAAACGAAAGAAAATAAGTATACCAAACTCGATAAATCCAAAAACAAATTAGTCGTTGCAGAAGGGAGAGCAAAATCAATAATTAATTTACATGATTATATAGACACTGGATTATTTCTTGATCACCGACCAATGAGAATGTATTTAAATACAATCTCCAAGGACAAAAAGTTACTCAATCTCTTTTGCTATACTAGCATGGTCTCCGTTCATGCGGCCCTAGGGGGAGCAAGTACTACGAATGTTGATCTTTCAAACACCTATCTAGAATGGAGCAAGGAAAATTTCCAAGTAAATGAAATTAACTTAGAAAATCACCACTTCATTAATGCCGATGTTTTTAAGTACCTAGAGCAAAACAAGATGAATAAATTTGATATCATTTTTCTTGACCCTCCAACTTTCAGCAACTCAAAGAAGATGACGGATATCCTTGATATTCAAAGGGATCAGAATATTCTAGTTTCTTCTTGTATGAATATATTAAATGAAAATGGTGTTCTCTACTTCTCAAATAATAAGAGGGGGTTTTCTTTAAATGAGATAATTTCACAAACCTATAATGTAAAAGATATTTCACTTAAAACCATCCCTGAAGACTTCAAGGATAAGAAAATACACGTATGCTTTGAGATACGAAATAAATGA
- a CDS encoding redoxin domain-containing protein, with protein MKKIYVLILLFLGQQAMASLARIHALDHSGERIDIDTAKNKTTVLIFISAQCPCSDSHIEEIKRLKKKYSNVKFYGVHSNYTESKSVAIEYFKSKKINFPIIHDSESSLAKKLGALKTPHAYILQAQGNIVYRGGVTNRSNALNATKFYLDSALLDIKENRMPRTPMRKTLGCYIALKD; from the coding sequence ATGAAAAAAATATACGTACTTATATTGTTATTTCTAGGCCAGCAAGCAATGGCATCTTTAGCAAGAATACATGCGCTCGATCATAGCGGTGAAAGGATTGACATAGATACAGCAAAGAATAAAACGACTGTCCTTATTTTTATTTCAGCTCAGTGTCCATGCTCTGATTCACATATTGAAGAAATTAAACGCTTAAAGAAAAAGTATTCAAATGTTAAATTCTATGGCGTTCATTCAAACTATACAGAATCTAAGTCTGTTGCAATAGAGTATTTTAAATCTAAGAAAATTAATTTCCCAATTATTCATGATAGTGAATCTTCTCTAGCAAAGAAATTAGGAGCACTTAAGACTCCGCATGCATATATTTTGCAAGCTCAAGGAAATATCGTATATCGAGGTGGTGTTACTAACAGATCTAATGCTCTTAATGCTACTAAGTTTTACCTTGATTCAGCATTATTAGATATAAAAGAAAATCGAATGCCAAGAACTCCTATGAGGAAAACTCTAGGGTGCTATATCGCTTTAAAGGATTGA
- a CDS encoding HAMP domain-containing sensor histidine kinase codes for MDFISKYSTISWLVKFRWMAISFQLLAYFFGIKLGYIENDSIYFYLSIIGISTIFNIDFIWKKFSFYSGSFFHVCLDLISFTFLIYFSGRMHNPFWPLIYLHAGIGAILVGRVRSHSFFIMLCLSMFFIQFSSHSYHFAITYTMLPQWIILLSVWFLTRAVGNLLSRQSREISLFEQREMNFQKLKSIGSISAGILHELGTPLNTVRLKVDKLYDPSNKDFQILNQALSQCEETISKVNSIQNDSRQTLQSQDIVSFVKNFLAARNDKGIHISLTGDREARCLFSKISLSIILSVLIDNSIDAKSSIVEVNILRIEDRVNLFISDNGSGFDDFILENLGSPYITTKGRGHGLGLFSTKMNIEAMGGSLEISNSQHGAVVMLELIS; via the coding sequence GTGGATTTTATAAGTAAGTATTCGACAATTAGTTGGCTCGTTAAGTTTCGCTGGATGGCCATCTCCTTTCAGTTGCTGGCCTATTTCTTTGGTATAAAACTTGGCTATATCGAGAATGATTCAATTTACTTCTATTTATCAATTATAGGTATTTCTACAATATTTAATATTGATTTTATTTGGAAGAAGTTTTCGTTCTACTCAGGATCGTTCTTTCATGTTTGCTTAGATCTAATATCATTTACGTTTCTAATTTATTTCTCAGGTAGAATGCATAACCCTTTTTGGCCATTGATCTACTTACATGCTGGTATTGGTGCCATACTTGTTGGCAGAGTACGTTCTCATTCATTCTTTATTATGCTTTGTCTTTCGATGTTCTTTATTCAATTCTCTTCACATAGTTATCACTTTGCTATCACCTATACTATGTTACCTCAATGGATTATTCTCTTGAGTGTTTGGTTTTTAACTAGAGCGGTTGGAAATTTACTGTCAAGGCAAAGTAGGGAAATATCTCTTTTTGAGCAACGAGAAATGAATTTCCAAAAACTTAAGTCTATTGGCTCGATCTCTGCGGGGATACTACATGAGCTTGGTACACCACTTAATACAGTTCGCCTAAAAGTAGATAAGTTATATGATCCTAGTAATAAAGATTTTCAAATATTGAATCAAGCACTTTCCCAGTGTGAAGAAACAATTAGTAAAGTGAACTCGATTCAAAATGACTCGAGACAGACACTTCAGAGTCAGGACATTGTAAGTTTTGTGAAGAACTTCCTTGCTGCAAGAAATGATAAAGGTATTCATATTAGTTTGACTGGGGATCGTGAGGCGAGATGTTTATTTTCTAAAATAAGTCTTTCGATAATACTAAGCGTTCTAATTGATAATAGTATCGATGCTAAAAGTTCTATTGTTGAAGTGAATATATTAAGAATTGAAGATAGGGTAAACCTATTTATAAGCGATAATGGATCCGGTTTCGATGATTTTATATTGGAAAACCTAGGCTCTCCGTATATAACAACCAAGGGCAGAGGTCATGGTCTTGGTCTCTTTTCGACCAAAATGAATATTGAAGCTATGGGCGGATCTTTAGAGATATCAAACTCACAACATGGAGCCGTCGTAATGTTAGAGTTAATAAGTTAG
- a CDS encoding response regulator transcription factor produces MKNILIIDDDMLFGESLCDSFKDEGFSSTYIEDPTITNLSPELGLFDTVLIDLRLKGLTGTNLIVDIKRLWPGAYIIVMTGFGTISTAVDAIKKGADDYITKPVTVEKVRALFDNDDMEEKLNGPVTSLDRIEREYIEYILAQESGNISKAAKKLGLHRQSLQRKLKKWVPDS; encoded by the coding sequence ATGAAGAATATTTTGATAATTGATGATGACATGCTTTTTGGTGAGAGCCTATGTGATTCTTTTAAAGATGAGGGGTTCTCATCTACCTATATTGAAGATCCAACTATTACGAACTTGTCCCCTGAGTTAGGACTGTTTGATACCGTGCTTATAGATCTGAGATTGAAAGGTTTAACTGGAACAAATTTAATTGTAGATATTAAGCGATTGTGGCCAGGAGCCTATATTATTGTGATGACTGGCTTTGGGACCATTTCGACAGCTGTTGATGCCATCAAAAAAGGTGCAGATGATTATATTACTAAACCTGTAACAGTCGAGAAGGTTAGGGCCCTCTTTGATAATGATGATATGGAAGAGAAACTCAATGGCCCTGTGACATCATTAGATCGAATTGAAAGAGAATATATTGAATATATTCTTGCTCAAGAAAGTGGAAATATCTCTAAGGCCGCCAAGAAGCTAGGTCTTCATCGACAAAGTTTACAAAGAAAATTAAAGAAATGGGTTCCGGACTCTTAA
- a CDS encoding ABC transporter substrate-binding protein — MKTKSILIFFQFFLILTTLANEKIKLVADEWCPYNCSEKSEKMGYMVEIAKKVFESKNIQLEYRTLNWSRAILDARSGKINGIIGAYKSDAEDFVFPSTHLGESLEVFVVKKDHEWKYSGIKSLDEVTLGVIRDYSYGQNIDSYIALNKTNFQRIQIVSGDMPLERNIRKLLNNRISAVIANEAVLKWLMKRKPYLKDKIKIAGQRFTSTKVYIAFSPKNRKQSQRYAQILSDGIEKLKESGELEEILKKYGISIESFK; from the coding sequence ATGAAAACTAAAAGTATATTAATCTTCTTTCAATTCTTCTTAATACTGACGACTTTAGCTAATGAAAAAATAAAACTCGTGGCCGACGAGTGGTGTCCTTACAATTGCTCAGAAAAGTCTGAAAAAATGGGTTATATGGTTGAGATAGCAAAGAAGGTTTTTGAATCTAAAAATATTCAGCTTGAATATAGAACACTTAACTGGTCTAGAGCAATTCTAGATGCAAGAAGTGGCAAAATAAACGGAATAATTGGTGCTTATAAAAGTGATGCGGAAGATTTTGTATTTCCTTCAACCCACTTAGGAGAATCATTAGAGGTCTTCGTTGTAAAAAAGGATCATGAATGGAAGTACTCAGGAATAAAGTCCCTTGATGAAGTCACCCTTGGAGTTATCAGAGACTATTCCTATGGTCAAAATATTGATAGCTACATTGCACTTAATAAAACAAATTTCCAAAGAATACAGATTGTCTCAGGTGATATGCCTCTAGAGAGAAATATACGCAAACTTCTAAACAACAGAATAAGTGCTGTTATAGCAAATGAAGCTGTTTTAAAATGGTTAATGAAACGAAAGCCTTATCTAAAAGATAAAATAAAAATAGCAGGACAAAGATTTACCAGCACTAAAGTATATATAGCTTTTTCTCCAAAGAATAGAAAACAGTCGCAAAGATATGCTCAAATCCTGAGTGACGGTATAGAGAAATTAAAAGAGTCTGGAGAACTAGAAGAAATACTAAAAAAATATGGTATATCAATAGAAAGTTTTAAATAG
- a CDS encoding 1,4-dihydroxy-2-naphthoate polyprenyltransferase: MSKNFKYWILATRPKTLMASVGPVVLGAAIAHYEGNKINILIFFLTLLTAVLLQIGTNLVNDYYDDKKGIDDESRLGPTRVTQSGLIAASSVKKAFCSIFIISFLLGIYLMMTGGMPIIITGLLSILFAYAYTGGPFPLSYFALGEVLALIFFGPVPVWGTNYLLSGTTSELAIMAGFGPGLIAAGIMSINNLRDIQTDSKTTKKTVAVLVGAKGARLLTLLLISASSFIPFVVAISSKAYWSALATISTYLFIKTWMQIASAPIDEKLNNALANTGKYLLIFCVLLSIGLNI; the protein is encoded by the coding sequence ATGAGTAAGAATTTTAAATATTGGATTTTGGCCACAAGACCAAAAACGCTCATGGCCTCAGTTGGTCCGGTAGTTCTTGGTGCAGCAATCGCTCACTATGAGGGCAACAAAATAAATATTCTTATTTTCTTTCTCACTCTTCTAACTGCTGTCTTATTGCAAATTGGAACGAACCTAGTAAATGATTACTATGATGATAAAAAAGGCATAGATGATGAGTCGCGACTTGGACCTACAAGAGTGACACAATCTGGCTTAATCGCAGCTTCCTCGGTAAAAAAGGCCTTCTGCAGTATTTTCATTATTTCTTTTTTACTTGGAATCTATCTCATGATGACGGGAGGTATGCCCATTATTATAACGGGCCTTCTTTCAATATTATTTGCATACGCCTATACAGGAGGACCATTTCCGTTGAGTTACTTCGCATTAGGAGAAGTACTCGCTCTTATATTCTTTGGTCCAGTCCCTGTTTGGGGAACAAACTATTTACTGAGCGGGACGACTTCTGAATTGGCCATTATGGCAGGATTCGGACCTGGCCTAATAGCTGCTGGAATTATGTCTATAAATAATCTTAGAGATATTCAAACCGACTCTAAGACAACCAAGAAAACTGTTGCCGTTCTCGTTGGAGCAAAGGGCGCAAGATTACTAACTCTATTATTGATTAGTGCTTCAAGCTTTATTCCATTTGTAGTTGCGATAAGCTCCAAAGCTTACTGGTCGGCACTAGCAACTATTAGCACTTACCTATTTATAAAAACATGGATGCAAATTGCCTCAGCTCCAATAGATGAGAAATTAAATAATGCTCTTGCAAATACTGGTAAGTATCTTCTTATATTCTGTGTTCTTCTATCTATTGGTCTGAATATCTAA